From the genome of Nicotiana sylvestris chromosome 2, ASM39365v2, whole genome shotgun sequence, one region includes:
- the LOC138885126 gene encoding uncharacterized protein, with amino-acid sequence MGSEEVELGAEAANFRLTQLNEMEEFCFHAYESAAVYKERMKLVHNKKILKREFKLGDLVFLFNSRLKLFPGKLKSKWSGPFKVVNVSLFGVVELESEDRLRTFKVNGQRVKHYLGTDGEKHLVEHLALKDCPCSTNE; translated from the coding sequence ATGGGCTCTGAAGAGGTTGAACTTGGAGCTGAAGCTGCAAATTTTAGGTTaacacaactcaatgaaatggaggaattttGTTTCCATGCATATGAAAGTGCAGCTGTGTATAAAGAAAGGATGAAGCTCGTCCACAACAAAAAGATCTTGAAGAGGGAGTTCAAGTTGGGTGACTTGGTTTTCCTCTTTAATTCAAGGCTCAAATTGTTTCCGGGCAAGCTCAAATCAAAATGGTCCGGCCCGTTCAAGGTGGTAAATGTCTCTCTTTTTGGAGTTGTAGAACTAGAATCGGAGGATAGGCTCCGAACCTTCAAAGTGAATGGGCAGcgagtcaagcactacttgggtaCAGATGGAGAAAAACATTTGGTGGAGCATCTGGCTCTCAAAGATTGTCCATGCTCGACCAATGAGTGA